One genomic window of Methyloterricola oryzae includes the following:
- a CDS encoding DUF2062 domain-containing protein, with the protein MPKKFLQRYLPHPGKIREIKSLEFLGDKLHAPNLWHLNRRSVSLAFAVGLWAMYTPPLPWQMIIAAVLAIYFNANLPISVALVWITNPLTWVPLYYFAYKVGSLALGQGSFDFSEFSQLFSIETAWQLGAPLLLGCFILMNVGAVLGYGVTQFLWRRSVLHKLALRRFRSQPINSAVLASETCATYKRLLKHHYGE; encoded by the coding sequence ATGCCAAAGAAATTCCTCCAGCGCTACCTGCCCCATCCGGGAAAAATTCGAGAGATCAAGAGTCTGGAATTCCTGGGTGACAAACTGCACGCCCCCAATCTGTGGCATTTGAACCGGCGTTCGGTGTCGCTGGCTTTCGCTGTCGGCCTTTGGGCCATGTATACGCCGCCGCTGCCCTGGCAGATGATCATCGCGGCGGTCCTCGCGATTTACTTTAATGCCAATCTGCCCATCTCGGTCGCCTTGGTGTGGATCACCAACCCGCTGACCTGGGTGCCGCTTTATTATTTTGCCTACAAGGTGGGGTCGCTAGCGCTGGGGCAGGGCTCATTCGACTTTAGCGAATTTTCGCAGCTGTTTTCCATCGAAACCGCCTGGCAGTTGGGGGCGCCGCTGCTGCTCGGGTGTTTTATCCTGATGAACGTGGGGGCGGTGCTGGGTTACGGCGTGACGCAGTTCCTGTGGCGACGCTCGGTGCTGCACAAACTTGCGCTGCGCCGCTTCCGCAGTCAGCCCATCAACTCGGCCGTGCTGGCTAGCGAAACCTGTGCCACCTACAAGCGGCTGCTCAAGCATCACTATGGCGAGTAG